The stretch of DNA AATCGACTTAGGATACTTTTCCGGGTCTTCAACGCGTTTTATCACCGTCGCTTTTCGGGAATCCGCGCTTTTGCTCTGGCTCCGCAGCTGCAAATGCAGGACTGCTGGCTCCGATTGATTAGCGCATGGCTCATCCAGCACCGTTAATCCGACTTTATCAGCAACCCCGTCGGGTCTTGGTACCTTTATGAAGGCGTCGATATCACCAACCGCTGGTATGAATTCCATTATGTAGGGAGCTAGCTTGTAATTTAGCTCGATTTTTTGGGGCGTGTAtctaaaataaagaattcattaattaagataataagaaaaattttgtggccagtgtatttatatgataaaatgtgtttttatggttaaattgggtatcattagaaaggtcttgacctggagttgtgccttttcaaggcttcatatcattctcactaataatcaatttatgatgaatagtatttaggctacatttgaaaattctctatctctatagatacataattgagaaatgaccttttatcttgtgaaatattgacatttttaaagatataagctcaccccgacattacactcatcaatacctttcatttgagtacccacatcaatttttcatatattttgtatatttatgtatattatatatatgtatatatgaaaaatatatgaaaaattgatgtgggtactcaaatgaaagctcttgatgattgtaacatcgggatgagcttatatccttaaaaatatcaatagtataaaaagtacagtgcaatttaacaaaagtcattatttaataaagcaaaaattacctcataatattttgaaacaattCCTTTACTTCAGCAGAAGCTTCAAGGTTTTCAAATTCCTTTGGATTGTAAACTTCTATCTTTTTTTTGACACTAGTACCTTCGATGTCATCATCGTCAGTTTCATCACTGTCTGACGGGTCACTTTCCATGGGTCTTACAGGTTTTTCAAACGAAGTTTCATGGTTAGAAAACCTAAAAACAAATCAACATTCATAAATACctattccaaaatttttaattaaattaaaacttaccTTCTAAAACTCCGTTTGTCATTCGACGATTGAATTTCCATTTCGTCAGCGTCAAAAGAGTTGGAAACACCTTTAGAGTTTTTCCTCACTAGTTTTGCTTTCCCACTAACCGGACTTTTTATTTCCTCGGCGTTTCTCACTTCAATACTTTCGTCAAACTTACTGAACGCCGAAAAGTGTTTCTTGTCTTCTTCTTCCTCTTCGCTGATGCTACTGTCCATCCTATACTGGACACAATTCGCGAAGCAATAAGAGTCCTTCAGTTAAAAAGTCGCTAATACCTTCACCTCAATTCACAAAGCTAGTAATCGTAGCGTAagcatatattattttattatttttaataaataacaataacgaCGGCAGTTTTAATGTTGGGATTGGGTTGTCATGGCAACCAAATCGATTTTTTCGGCGTCAACATCCTGCCGTAACCGGCATTATTTAAATTCGTAAAACAGAGATAAAGTCCATTTGatgtaatgaaattttaattgtctaaaaatattattgtagaataaaataaattatcgggTTATACGTAGGTTTATACGATGATCCaggatatatgtatatgtatataaggTACTCTCAGTTCTCAGTTTAtagaatttaaatgaaatttaaatggAGAATATTCGTTTGGTTATTCTGGAAATTGAGATCTCTCACGTTTgcatgaatatttaaatacgTCTGACGTCGACGTGTGATAATATAATCATAATGATAACCCAGCAAGGGATAGATCGGTAGATATAATAGTTAGATAGATGGCTggatatattatattatatgtatgtcCTATTCTATATATGGACATGAACGATCGGTAGATATTATTCGGTGTATGAATTTCAAACTCGTTAATTATTTACTCTGACCGACAGCATTTCCAATTTGACTTCATAATTTCACTCAACTGCAatctcatttttttaagtttacttTAATATTCATCATCATATTCTTctatatctttaaattttaataaattaatcaaataagaTCTTTAGTAATACTTCActcaatttaattgttaaaattgagaattctataaaaaattaatttattaatatttgaaattaattaattattaatcaaactCTTCCATATCTTCAGATTTAAGTAAGTTGATTAAATTAGATCTTTGACATCATTtcactaataaaattaaaagtttattattgattGGTGAAACTTGAAGTTAAAatgtagaaaaattctaaaaaaaaaaaaaaaactaaaacttatattatttaattgaagtaaaAACTTCGAGATGTAATAACATTAAACTCAACGAGACATTGATGAGCataaagaaaaatgttattgcaATGGAGCCAAGTATGAAATTCAATCTTAAAAGTGCTCAGCGTAGAGATTACAATCAAGAATTCTCCGCGTTATCAATCGACAATGGAATTACCAGAGAATCCGATTTGTTCGAGTACTCGAGATTGATCGAcgcaaatttaataacaaacttCTCGGCTTCGGGTATTTTAACTGGATATCccacaatatttttaaaataattccacAGACAAACCCaatgtaaattcaattttttattaccaacttttaaaattttataaaaaataaatatgtatcaaagttacataaattatatataaaaaaaaaaattgtaaattgtagacaagtaaaaaaatattttttttaaaaaatattgtacccattaaataacaataataaacaataataataatgagttgaataataaataataaattagtacgCAAATGCATTAATTAAAGTCTTTGATAGCCTCGAGGCTACTTCATGATGCGATTCATTATTCACGCAAAGAATAATTGACAAATCGGGAGCATGAACTCCAGTATcttatctaatttttatgtttaactCTTCTTACGTTGCATTTAcgtactaataaattatttaaattaccattatcattatttttaagtgtcattgaattataaattatcatttagcGGATGTACCAAGAGGTCATTGATACCAATTTTCGCTAAAAAgtcattcaaaatttctctTCATTGTAACAATCAAttttgatttgatttttttgtcaaattaaaTCGGATATTTTCCGTAAATCTGACCGCTCCTCGTCCTGCGAACGATCCAGCTGTTGAACCTGTCGGGGTTTAGACTCCTGATGTCTGGGTGAATTACAACCGGCTGCGAGTGCTGCGACTGGGTCGTTTTTGCGCTGATTGTCGATCTAGAAGACTCGTTGTCGGTAGAAATGCAGTAAGGCCTCGATTTTCTCAATATTTGGTGCTTTCTTCGAGGGAATATTTTCTCTGGGCCCGTTGATGCGTCACCCCGGGGGTGGTTTAGCGTCGGGAGTTCAAAGACCGAGTCCCGATCGTTTTCTTCTTCCGTCAGGTCAACTACCGgtctaaattatcaattacagAGTccacttttaatatttattggattataaattaataataattaggaGTTATATTTAGGACGTACGGATTTTCGGATTGAGGATCAATTTCAGGGGCACAGTGGTGATTTTCAGATGCACATTGCGTTGAAAAGTACAGAAATGTTGCAAAGAGAgcgaaaataataaagaaagcTGCTAAGTCGGCGAACAGTTGCTTGGACAATGTTAAATACCTAATTTTTTCTTCCCGTACTTCGAAATTATTCAAATCCACGATCAAGGGTATGAATTCGTTTACAATAAAGTCctgaaaaatagtatttattatttataatagatCTGAAATTAGCAGTGAGAAACAAAAACTAGATTGGATTGAAATGACGTActtttatgtaaatatatatgcgCCGAAAAATAACTTGAAGGACGTTAAATAATTGTCTGACTGGTTCCATGCTAAATAATTGTCTGGCGGACACTAAAATCTCAAGCAGACGCGGTGAAGTTTTCATATCACAAAAACTAccaatttatttagtttatttagattttataatttaatgataaccATTGTCTGTCTAAAAATGACGAGCCACTCGCGAACTGCTGGTTAATTTTTACAGAAATAATGCTCACTTCAATTTTGTTTAACTCACT from Cotesia glomerata isolate CgM1 unplaced genomic scaffold, MPM_Cglom_v2.3 scaffold_82, whole genome shotgun sequence encodes:
- the LOC123274837 gene encoding intraflagellar transport protein 46 homolog, encoding MDSSISEEEEEDKKHFSAFSKFDESIEVRNAEEIKSPVSGKAKLVRKNSKGVSNSFDADEMEIQSSNDKRSFRRFSNHETSFEKPVRPMESDPSDSDETDDDDIEGTSVKKKIEVYNPKEFENLEASAEVKELFQNIMRYTPQKIELNYKLAPYIMEFIPAVGDIDAFIKVPRPDGVADKVGLTVLDEPCANQSEPAVLHLQLRSQSKSADSRKATVIKRVEDPEKYPKSIERWIEDMGLLHRSKHLPAVRLTSPMPDIDALIQQWPPDIEDKLSEAQLDFSTLDCELPQLVDIVCNLLDIPVKPEIRLESLHTLFTLFLEVREFNKDRGGF
- the LOC123274840 gene encoding uncharacterized protein LOC123274840 isoform X2, whose product is MKTSPRLLEILVSARQLFSMEPVRQLFNVLQVIFRRIYIYIKDFIVNEFIPLIVDLNNFEVREEKIRPVVDLTEEENDRDSVFELPTLNHPRGDASTGPEKIFPRRKHQILRKSRPYCISTDNESSRSTISAKTTQSQHSQPVVIHPDIRSLNPDRFNSWIVRRTRSGQIYGKYPI
- the LOC123274840 gene encoding uncharacterized protein LOC123274840 isoform X1, coding for MKTSPRLLEILVSARQLFSMEPVRQLFNVLQVIFRRIYIYIKDFIVNEFIPLIVDLNNFEVREEKIRYLTLSKQLFADLAAFFIIFALFATFLYFSTQCASENHHCAPEIDPQSENPPVVDLTEEENDRDSVFELPTLNHPRGDASTGPEKIFPRRKHQILRKSRPYCISTDNESSRSTISAKTTQSQHSQPVVIHPDIRSLNPDRFNSWIVRRTRSGQIYGKYPI